The Mycolicibacterium brumae DNA window GTCGGGGATCGGCGCACCGGCGCCGTGTACGCTCGCATCGACGGCCGGCTGCACCCCGCGTTGAACCTCACCTCGGCCCGACTGGTGACCGGAAACGCGGCCGCCCCGACCTGGGTCAGCAGCGCCGAGATCGCCAAGAGCCCGACCGGTCCGATGATCGGGATCCCCGGCGCCCCAGACGATTTCGCGGTGACCGGTGCGGCATCGGTGTGGACGCTGTGCGACACCGCGCCCACCGTCGGGGGCCGGACCGAGCCGCTGGTCACCGCCATCGCCGGGCCGCTCGACCGCGGGCGCGCCGCGGAACTGCCCGAACAGCAGGCGGTGCTGGCGTCCCACGACGGCGACACCCTGCTGGTCTGGAACGGCCACCGCGCCCGCATCGACTACCGCGACCGCGCGTTGACCTTCAATCTCGGCCTGGACCCCGGACACACCCGGCCGGTCCCGATCTCCACCGCGCTGTTCGACGCGCTGCCGGCCAGCGAGCCCATCGTGGTTCCGCGGATCCCGGGCGCCGGGCAGGACTCCCGGTGGCTGCCCGGCACCCCGGTCGGGACGGTGCTCGCCACCCGCGCCGCGACCGGCACGTCCAATGGGTTCTACGTGTTGCTGCCCGACGGGATCCAGCAGATCAGCGAGTTCGTCGCGGACCTACTGCGCACCGCCGTCGGGCAGCAGACCGCGGCGCCGCCGCTGATCGCCCCGGACCGGCTGGTCGGGGTCCCCGACGTCGACCTGCTGGCCGTCGACCACTACCCGAATCGCCGGTTGGAATTCGTGGACACCGGCGCCCGCCCGGTGACCTGCCTGAGCTGGGAGAAACTCGGCACGGACCGGCAGGCGATCAGCACCGTGCTGTCCGGACGGGGTCTGCCCACCCCGGTCAGCGCCGACGCGCGGCTGGTGCGGCTGGTCCGCGACGACCGCAGCCCCGACGCGGTGGAGGCCGATCAGGTGCTGGTGCTGCCGGGCGCGGCGAACCTGGTGGCCAGCACCAGCGCCCTCCCGGTGTCCGGCACCCGGGAGAGCCTGTATTGGATCTCGCCGCAGGGCGTGCGATACGGCATCGAATGGGATGAGCGGACCCTGACCGCGCTCGGCGTCGACGCGGCTGCCGCGGTGCAGGCGCCCTGGCCGCTGGTGCGGGTCTTCGCCCCCGGGCCGGCCATCAGCAGGACCGCGGCGCTGGTCGCCCGTGACAGCGTCGGCGGGAGCTGAGATGTCCAAACGCGGATACGTGCGCGCGGCCCGGGTCCTGTCGCCGGCCCCGCCCCCGGCCCGGGTCGCGGTCGCCGCGCCGCTGGCGCTGCCGGAACGCGAACCGCGCAACATCCTGCTGATGATCGCCATCCCGGCGCTGCTGGTCGGGATCATCGGCACCCTGGTGGTGATGTACGCCTCGGGGGTGCGCTCACTGCAGTCCGGGTTCTTCCCGATGGTCGGCCTGGTCGCGTTCGGAGCGATGATGTTCAGCGGACGGTTCGGCCGCACCCGCAAGATCAGCTGGGGCGAACAGGAGAAGCAGCGTCGGATCTACCTGCGCCAGCTCGATGAAGACCGTGACGAAATCCAGCGCGCCGCAACCGAACTGCGCAATCACCAACTGCGCACCCATCCGGCCCCGGAACAGCTGGCCTCCGTCATCGGCGGCCCCCGGATGTGGGAGCGACGGTCGGCCGACCCCGACTTCCTCGACGTGCGCCTCGGCGTCGGCGAGCAGCAGAGCAGCGACGCCGCGGTGTCGCTGCAATGGCCCGAGGTGCCGATCGCCGAGGAGCTCGAACCCGTCACCGGCGGCGCGCTGCGCGATTTCATGCTGGAGCAGAGCCGGATCCGCGGGGTGGCGAAGGTGCTGAGTCTGCGCTCGCGGCCAGGGTTCAGCTTCGTCGGGGAGGACGCCGCGGCGCTGCGGGACCTCACCCGCGCGATGCTGACCAGCCTCGCCGTGCAGCACAGCCCGGCCGACCTGAAGATCATGGTGGTCACCCGGGCTCCGCAGCGCTGGGACTGGCTGCTGTGGCTGCCGCACAACCAGCACGACGAGCTGTTCGACGCGTGCGGTATGCGCCGCCTGGTGTTCGCCGCGCCGACGGATCTGGAGGAGACCCTCGACGCCGAGCTGCACCGCAAGGGCCGAGGCCCGTGGGCCCCGCCGAGCGGCGCCAGCCCGGTGACCATCGGGTCGCCGATGGAGTCCCCGGGCCCGTCGCTGGGGCCGCACTGGCTCATCGTCGACGACGGCGCCGGCACGCCGGAAGGGTGGGAAGGCGTCACCGGCCAGAAGGGCATGGCGGGCATCACCGTGCTCCGGCTGGCCGCCCGCCCGGGCGTCGGGGTCGGGTTCGGCGCCGCGGACG harbors:
- the eccB gene encoding type VII secretion protein EccB, with amino-acid sequence MPLNLSNRDQNSGHLFYNRRLRAALTRFSVRMRHDDRKQQAALALGMVFVLIGVGWMALLHIMKPAGLVGDSDIVGDRRTGAVYARIDGRLHPALNLTSARLVTGNAAAPTWVSSAEIAKSPTGPMIGIPGAPDDFAVTGAASVWTLCDTAPTVGGRTEPLVTAIAGPLDRGRAAELPEQQAVLASHDGDTLLVWNGHRARIDYRDRALTFNLGLDPGHTRPVPISTALFDALPASEPIVVPRIPGAGQDSRWLPGTPVGTVLATRAATGTSNGFYVLLPDGIQQISEFVADLLRTAVGQQTAAPPLIAPDRLVGVPDVDLLAVDHYPNRRLEFVDTGARPVTCLSWEKLGTDRQAISTVLSGRGLPTPVSADARLVRLVRDDRSPDAVEADQVLVLPGAANLVASTSALPVSGTRESLYWISPQGVRYGIEWDERTLTALGVDAAAAVQAPWPLVRVFAPGPAISRTAALVARDSVGGS